The Procambarus clarkii isolate CNS0578487 chromosome 24, FALCON_Pclarkii_2.0, whole genome shotgun sequence genome includes a region encoding these proteins:
- the LOC123761574 gene encoding uncharacterized protein, which translates to MEDGLSPQSGPIKGCSARSDVHRTFQYSFWQDNYAFVSWRMVEEREGKPNKCTTSVIHVSRPFLSTVDIAERRNLVEPFKSLLGRDAQGNLICGLYFPTRTSYNTSVTFFHKVNGLVRHVKRPLSYFLVNDEQSEVEEALAAIADQTGRPSSDLRSSLVTLARLLLDEDLVKQVLELNHDIEEMTKE; encoded by the coding sequence ATGGAGGATGGCCTCTCGCCGCAGTCTGGCCCCATTAAAGGCTGCTCTGCACGTTCGGACGTTCACCGTACATTCCAATACAGCTTTTGGCAGGATAATTACGCTTTTGTGTCGTGGCGTATGgtagaggagagggaaggaaagCCCAACAAATGTACCACAAGTGTAATTCACGTCTCTAGACCATTCCTGTCTACTGTAGACATTGCTGAACGTCGCAACCTTGTAGAGCCGTTCAAGTCTCTACTGGGGCGTGACGCCCAAGGTAATCTTATCTGTGGACTCTACTTCCCCACGCGGACTTCTTACAACACATCGGTCACATTTTTCCACAAAGTCAATGGACTTGTGAGACATGTAAAACGGCCCTTAAGTTACTTCTTGGTCAATGATGAGCAGAGTGAAGTTGAAGAAGCATTAGCAGCCATCGCAGATCAGACGGGCAGGCCATCATCCGACCTTCGCAGTAGCCTCGTGACTCTGGCGCGCCTTCTACTAGACGAAGATCTCGTCAAGCAGGTGTTGGAACTCAACCATGACATTGAAGAGATGACGAAAGAATAA